From a single Nocardioides sp. dk884 genomic region:
- a CDS encoding sulfate ABC transporter permease, with the protein MADIDVAERPVRAAPPARAPRRRWRPKSPATYLMRLVVVTYLVLLVAWPVVLVGTNTFDDGLTSVREILEDPDVTTALRLTALVAVCSVVINTVFGVGMSLLLVRYQFPGKRLLSALIDLPLSVSPIVVGVSLVLVYGGRDGWFGPALESAGFQVIFATPGLVMATAFVALPLVIREVVPVLEEIGTEQEQAARSLGASSMQTFWRVTLPAIKWAVVYGVVLSMARSLGEFGAVKVVSGNVLGETRTATLVVEEKYLNFDQQGAYAVAFLLAMVSVACIVIVAIIRPKEEKR; encoded by the coding sequence GTGGCTGACATCGACGTCGCCGAGCGTCCGGTCCGCGCGGCCCCGCCCGCACGCGCGCCGCGGCGACGCTGGCGCCCGAAGAGCCCCGCGACGTACCTGATGCGGCTCGTCGTCGTGACCTACCTGGTGCTGCTGGTCGCCTGGCCGGTGGTGCTGGTCGGCACCAACACCTTCGACGACGGGCTCACCTCGGTGCGCGAGATCCTCGAGGACCCCGACGTCACGACCGCGCTGCGGCTGACCGCGCTGGTCGCGGTCTGCTCGGTGGTCATCAACACCGTCTTCGGGGTGGGGATGTCCCTGCTCCTGGTGCGCTACCAGTTCCCCGGCAAGCGGCTCCTGAGCGCGCTGATCGACCTGCCGCTGTCGGTGTCCCCGATCGTGGTCGGCGTCTCGCTCGTGCTGGTGTACGGCGGGCGCGACGGGTGGTTCGGTCCGGCGCTGGAGAGCGCGGGGTTCCAGGTCATCTTCGCCACGCCGGGCCTCGTGATGGCGACCGCCTTCGTGGCGCTGCCGCTGGTGATCCGCGAGGTCGTGCCGGTGCTGGAGGAGATCGGCACCGAGCAGGAGCAGGCCGCCCGCAGCCTCGGGGCGAGCTCGATGCAGACCTTCTGGCGCGTCACCCTGCCGGCGATCAAGTGGGCGGTCGTCTACGGCGTCGTCCTCAGCATGGCCCGGTCCCTGGGCGAGTTCGGCGCGGTGAAGGTCGTGTCCGGCAACGTCCTCGGCGAGACCCGGACCGCCACCCTCGTGGTCGAGGAGAAGTACCTCAACTTCGACCAGCAGGGCGCCTACGCGGTGGCCTTCCTGCTCGCGATGGTCTCCGTCGCCTGCATCGTCATCGTCGCGATCATCCGTCCCAAGGAGGAGAAGAGGTGA
- a CDS encoding sulfate/molybdate ABC transporter ATP-binding protein gives MSIEVKGVSKRFGDFVALDDVSVSIPSGQLTALLGPSGGGKSTLLRIIAGLESADTGSILIEGVEATNLPAQKRNVGFVFQHYAAFKHMSVAKNVAFGLEIRKRPKADVARRVEELLDLVHLSQFAHRLPAQLSGGQRQRMALARALAVEPSVLLLDEPFGALDAKVRKELRDWLRRLHDEVHVTTVFVTHDQEEALEVSDEIVVINEGRVEQIGTPDQLYDEPANEFVMGFLGEVTVLDNLRLRPHDIDVSLVPGDPLSTSGTITRLLRVGFEVRITVTTAQGDVTVLMTRTGVRQLGLAEGQQVWLAPAAGATTAPVPVAG, from the coding sequence ATGAGCATCGAAGTCAAGGGAGTGAGCAAGCGGTTCGGTGACTTCGTCGCGCTCGACGACGTCAGCGTGTCGATCCCCAGCGGTCAGCTGACCGCCCTGCTCGGCCCCAGTGGTGGCGGCAAGTCCACCCTGCTGCGGATCATCGCCGGCCTCGAGTCGGCCGACACCGGCAGCATCCTCATCGAGGGCGTCGAGGCGACCAACCTGCCCGCGCAGAAGCGCAACGTCGGCTTCGTCTTCCAGCACTACGCGGCGTTCAAGCACATGAGCGTCGCCAAGAACGTCGCGTTCGGCCTGGAGATCCGCAAGCGGCCCAAGGCCGACGTGGCCCGCCGGGTCGAGGAGCTCCTCGACCTGGTGCACCTCTCGCAGTTCGCCCACCGGCTGCCCGCGCAGCTCTCCGGCGGCCAGCGCCAGCGCATGGCCCTGGCGCGGGCCCTGGCGGTCGAGCCGAGCGTGCTGCTGCTCGACGAGCCGTTCGGTGCGCTGGACGCCAAGGTCCGCAAGGAGCTGCGCGACTGGCTGCGGCGCCTGCACGACGAGGTGCACGTGACGACGGTCTTCGTGACCCACGACCAGGAGGAGGCCCTCGAGGTCTCCGACGAGATCGTGGTGATCAACGAGGGGCGCGTGGAGCAGATCGGCACCCCCGACCAGCTCTACGACGAGCCGGCCAACGAGTTCGTGATGGGCTTCCTCGGTGAGGTGACGGTGCTGGACAACCTCCGGCTGCGCCCGCACGACATCGACGTCTCGCTGGTGCCCGGGGACCCGTTGTCCACGTCGGGCACGATCACCCGCCTGCTGCGGGTGGGCTTCGAGGTCCGCATCACCGTCACCACCGCCCAGGGCGACGTCACCGTGCTCATGACCCGCACCGGCGTACGTCAGCTCGGCCTGGCCGAGGGCCAGCAGGTCTGGCTGGCTCCTGCCGCCGGGGCCACCACGGCCCCGGTCCCGGTGGCGGGCTGA
- a CDS encoding YajQ family cyclic di-GMP-binding protein, with protein MADSSFDIVSKIDRQEVDNALGQTAREIATRFDFKGTGATIEWAGEQAIEISASADDRANAVLDVFKGKLVKRDVSLKILDASEPRPSGQLSKISITLKEGISSEDAKKISKLIRDEGPKGVKAQIQGDELRVSSKKRDDLQAVISLVKGQDLDFAVQFTNYR; from the coding sequence ATGGCCGACTCGTCGTTCGACATCGTGAGCAAGATCGACCGCCAGGAGGTCGACAACGCGCTGGGCCAGACCGCGCGCGAGATCGCCACCCGCTTCGACTTCAAGGGCACCGGCGCCACCATCGAGTGGGCCGGCGAGCAGGCGATCGAGATCTCCGCCTCCGCCGACGACCGCGCCAACGCGGTCCTCGACGTCTTCAAGGGCAAGCTCGTCAAGCGCGACGTGAGCCTCAAGATCCTGGACGCCTCCGAGCCGCGTCCGTCGGGGCAGCTGTCCAAGATCTCGATCACGCTCAAGGAGGGCATCTCCTCCGAGGACGCCAAGAAGATCTCCAAGCTGATCCGCGACGAGGGCCCCAAGGGCGTCAAGGCGCAGATCCAGGGCGACGAGCTGCGGGTCAGCTCCAAGAAGCGCGACGACCTCCAGGCCGTCATCTCCCTCGTCAAGGGTCAGGACCTCGACTTCGCGGTGCAGTTCACCAACTACCGCTGA
- a CDS encoding MFS transporter — MTQETAAPASEAPARAGRREWAALGVLVLVVMLLAIDGTVLYLAVPSLSADLAPSSSQLLWIGDIYSFVLAGLLITMGNVADRIGRKRLLLIGSAAFGTASVLAAFSPDAGTLIAARALLGVAGATLMPSTLSIVRSMFADAAQRTRAIALWSVGATAGAALGPLVGGVLLEHFWWGSVFLINVPVMIVALVAGWFLLPESRGRAGQRIDLASSVLSILAIVPLVYAVKHWIASGFDAVVVAALVLGLVAGWVFLRRQARLAVPLLDVSLFRVPAFSGAVAANLLSIFAFLGLLFFFSQYLQLVRGLGPLQAGLAELPATLASIVVIALIGVLLARLGAGRAISTGLAVAAVGLAGISATATWDTFWGLGLALAVMGLGVGIAMTLSTDAVVSAVPKDRAGAASAIAETAYELGAALGIALLGSLQMAMYRARLDLPADLEPAAIDTVSDSLATTVVTIEDAAVVMAAQEAFTSAMQTTAMVAAAILLLAAVVAWRMIPSVITVGRKVGHGDG, encoded by the coding sequence ATGACTCAGGAGACCGCCGCTCCGGCATCCGAGGCGCCAGCGCGCGCCGGGCGACGCGAGTGGGCAGCGCTCGGCGTGCTGGTGCTCGTGGTGATGCTGCTGGCGATCGACGGCACCGTGCTCTACCTCGCGGTCCCGTCGCTGAGCGCCGACCTCGCCCCGTCCTCGAGCCAGCTGCTGTGGATCGGCGACATCTACTCCTTCGTGCTGGCCGGGCTGTTGATCACGATGGGCAACGTCGCCGACCGGATCGGGCGCAAGCGACTGCTGCTCATCGGTAGCGCGGCGTTCGGCACCGCCTCGGTGCTGGCGGCGTTCTCGCCCGATGCCGGCACCCTGATCGCGGCACGCGCGCTGCTCGGCGTCGCCGGGGCGACCCTGATGCCCTCGACCCTGTCGATCGTGCGCTCGATGTTCGCCGACGCTGCGCAGCGCACCCGCGCGATCGCGCTCTGGTCGGTGGGCGCGACGGCGGGCGCCGCCCTCGGACCGCTGGTCGGCGGCGTGCTGCTGGAGCACTTCTGGTGGGGATCGGTGTTCCTCATCAACGTGCCGGTGATGATCGTCGCGCTGGTCGCCGGCTGGTTCCTGCTGCCGGAGTCGCGCGGCCGCGCCGGGCAGCGCATCGACCTGGCCTCCTCGGTGCTGTCGATCCTGGCGATCGTGCCGCTCGTGTACGCCGTCAAGCACTGGATCGCCAGCGGCTTCGACGCCGTGGTCGTCGCGGCCCTCGTCCTCGGGCTGGTGGCGGGGTGGGTCTTCCTGCGGCGTCAGGCGCGGCTCGCCGTACCGCTGCTCGACGTCTCGCTGTTCCGGGTCCCCGCCTTCAGCGGAGCGGTCGCTGCCAACCTGCTCTCGATCTTCGCCTTCCTGGGTCTGCTGTTCTTCTTCTCCCAGTACCTGCAGCTGGTGCGCGGCCTCGGGCCGCTCCAGGCCGGCCTGGCCGAGCTGCCCGCGACATTGGCCTCGATCGTCGTGATCGCCCTGATCGGCGTGCTGCTCGCACGACTGGGTGCGGGGCGTGCCATCAGCACGGGCCTCGCGGTGGCGGCGGTGGGCCTGGCCGGCATCAGTGCCACGGCCACCTGGGACACCTTCTGGGGCCTCGGGCTGGCCCTTGCGGTCATGGGTCTGGGCGTCGGGATCGCGATGACCCTGTCGACCGACGCCGTGGTCAGCGCGGTGCCGAAGGACCGGGCCGGCGCAGCGTCGGCCATCGCCGAGACCGCCTACGAGCTGGGCGCGGCGCTCGGCATCGCGCTGCTGGGGTCGTTGCAGATGGCGATGTACCGCGCCCGCCTCGACCTGCCGGCGGACCTGGAGCCGGCGGCCATCGACACGGTGAGCGACTCGCTGGCGACGACTGTCGTCACCATCGAGGACGCAGCGGTGGTCATGGCCGCGCAGGAGGCCTTCACCTCCGCGATGCAGACGACGGCGATGGTGGCGGCCGCGATCCTCCTGCTCGCCGCGGTGGTCGCGTGGCGCATGATTCCGTCCGTGATCACGGTGGGGAGGAAGGTGGGCCACGGCGATGGGTGA
- a CDS encoding TetR/AcrR family transcriptional regulator, protein MGERELVRDRERTRRAILEAAERAIVHKGTKVSLAEIAALAGVTKSGLMHHFATRDDLTAHLVEHICARMWQEVRAHVDLSENRPGKFTRGYVRALTGGSEYVTRIFSPSGLLATLGSLDAELTAPFEEEDARAWNAAFDADGLPAGRALAVRYAAEGLAAAVNTPYLTADQLADARAELLALTEVDAAP, encoded by the coding sequence ATGGGTGAGCGAGAGCTGGTCCGCGACCGGGAGCGCACCCGCCGCGCGATCCTCGAGGCCGCGGAGCGGGCGATCGTGCACAAGGGGACGAAGGTCAGCCTGGCGGAGATCGCCGCGCTCGCCGGGGTGACCAAGAGCGGGCTGATGCACCACTTCGCGACCCGCGACGACCTGACCGCTCACCTCGTCGAGCACATCTGCGCGCGCATGTGGCAGGAGGTCCGCGCGCACGTCGACCTCAGCGAGAACCGGCCGGGCAAGTTCACCCGCGGCTACGTCCGCGCCCTCACCGGCGGCAGCGAGTACGTCACGCGCATCTTCAGCCCCAGTGGCCTGCTCGCCACGCTGGGCTCGCTCGACGCCGAGCTCACCGCGCCGTTCGAGGAGGAGGACGCCCGCGCCTGGAACGCGGCGTTCGACGCCGACGGGCTGCCCGCCGGGCGCGCACTCGCCGTGCGGTACGCCGCGGAGGGGCTGGCGGCCGCCGTCAACACGCCGTACCTCACGGCCGATCAGCTGGCCGACGCCCGAGCGGAGCTCCTGGCGCTCACGGAGGTCGACGCGGCGCCTTGA
- a CDS encoding cysteine hydrolase family protein encodes MSLSGDTTALLVVDMQNGFLDPAGSMARMGMPHESLLPAIVGCERLVAGARAAGIPVIFTRYVYLPGHLDGGLLPTELLPQMREVDALVTGTWDAEIIPALTPRAGEVVIDKSRPSSFYGTQLEPVLTSQGIRQLVIAGVTTNICVETTARDAGQRDYRVHVPADACAEYDKARHDHALTTIGFTFGWVTSVEDVLAHWS; translated from the coding sequence ATGTCCCTGTCCGGCGACACGACCGCCCTGCTCGTGGTCGACATGCAGAACGGCTTCCTCGACCCCGCCGGGTCCATGGCCAGGATGGGCATGCCCCACGAGAGCCTGCTGCCCGCGATCGTGGGGTGCGAGCGGCTCGTCGCGGGCGCCCGTGCGGCCGGGATTCCGGTCATCTTCACGCGCTACGTGTACCTGCCCGGCCACCTCGACGGTGGGCTCCTGCCCACCGAGCTCCTCCCGCAGATGCGGGAGGTCGACGCGCTGGTCACCGGCACCTGGGACGCCGAGATCATCCCGGCCCTGACACCGCGGGCGGGGGAGGTCGTCATCGACAAGTCACGTCCCAGCTCGTTCTACGGCACCCAGCTCGAGCCGGTGCTCACCAGCCAGGGGATCCGGCAGCTGGTGATCGCGGGCGTGACCACCAACATCTGCGTGGAGACCACCGCACGCGACGCGGGGCAGCGCGACTACCGGGTGCACGTGCCCGCCGACGCCTGCGCGGAGTACGACAAGGCGCGCCACGACCACGCGCTGACCACGATCGGCTTCACCTTCGGGTGGGTGACTTCCGTCGAGGACGTGCTGGCGCACTGGTCCTGA